A single region of the Cucumis melo cultivar AY chromosome 3, USDA_Cmelo_AY_1.0, whole genome shotgun sequence genome encodes:
- the LOC103496643 gene encoding glycine-rich cell wall structural protein 2-like yields MAWNRAIGTTLLALFLVDLAFAARTPRKGFGEGGGWGGGGGSGGGGGGGLFPGSGYGFGSGGGEGYGEGEGDGAFGRGGGGGGGSGGGGGGGTGGFGSGFGAGSGSGFGKGGGGGGGGGRGGGGGGGSGGSGGGNGSGYGSGYGSGGGYGSGGGRGGGGGGGGGGGGGGGSTGNGSGFGSGYGSGYGSGRGGWEEEMSP; encoded by the coding sequence ATGGCGTGGAACAGAGCGATTGGGACTACATTGTTGGCTTTGTTCCTCGTGGACCTCGCTTTCGCCGCCCGAACGCCAAGGAAAGGGTTCGGTGAAGGAGGGGGCTGGGGAGGGGGTGGCGGAAGCGGCGGCGGTGGAGGAGGTGGACTGTTTCCTGGTTCGGGTTACGGTTTTGGTTCGGGCGGAGGGGAAGGATACGGTGAGGGAGAAGGCGACGGAGCGTTCGGCAGAGGCGGGGGTGGCGGTGGAGGAAGCGGTGGTGGAGGTGGGGGAGGAACAGGAGGGTTCGGATCTGGATTCGGAGCTGGAAGCGGCTCAGGATTTGGAAAAGGCGGTGGAGGCGGAGGCGGCGGgggaagaggaggaggaggaggcgGAGGATCCGGAGGATCCGGAGGAGGAAATGGATCAGGATACGGCTCGGGATACGGTAGCGGAGGTGGATATGGAAGTGGAGGCGGCAGAGGAGGCGGTGGAGGAGGAGGAGGCGGCGGCGGTGGTGGCGGAGGTTCCACAGGGAATGGCTCCGGGTTTGGTTCTGGATACGGATCGGGGTACGGATCCGGACGTGGAGGATGGGAAGAAGAAATGTCGCCATGA